One genomic region from Betaproteobacteria bacterium encodes:
- a CDS encoding COX15/CtaA family protein, producing the protein MEQSGWASFPRAAGVADATSRKQVAAWLFACCGLVFAMVVLGGVTRLTHSGLSITEWQPIVGTLPPLAEAAWQEAFAKYQQTPEFQQVNRHMTLAEFKPIFWMEWAHRLLGRLIGVAFFVPFLYFLLRRKLDWTLGWQLAGIFVLGALQGAMGWYMVKSGLVEDPRVSQFRLTAHLGIAFLIYGLMFWVGLGFVRPRAAIHDARLARLRRFSSALVALIFLMVLTGGFVAGIRAGFAYNTFPLMNGHVVPPEVLLLEPWWLNFFSNMATVQFAHRLLAWVLAFLVPWFWLKSGQASLSVAARLASHALLAALALQVTLGIATLLLVVPIGLAAAHQAGSMVLFSAALWVAHELRRA; encoded by the coding sequence ATGGAGCAGTCGGGCTGGGCATCCTTTCCCCGCGCCGCTGGAGTGGCGGATGCGACAAGCCGGAAACAAGTCGCCGCGTGGCTCTTCGCGTGCTGCGGGCTCGTCTTCGCGATGGTGGTGCTCGGCGGCGTCACGCGCCTCACGCACTCGGGGTTGTCGATCACCGAATGGCAGCCGATTGTGGGCACGCTGCCGCCGTTGGCGGAGGCCGCCTGGCAGGAGGCATTCGCGAAGTACCAGCAGACGCCGGAGTTCCAGCAGGTGAACCGGCACATGACGCTCGCGGAGTTCAAGCCGATCTTCTGGATGGAATGGGCGCATCGTCTGCTCGGCCGACTCATCGGAGTTGCGTTCTTCGTTCCGTTTCTCTATTTCCTGTTGCGCCGGAAGCTCGATTGGACACTCGGCTGGCAGCTCGCGGGCATCTTTGTGCTCGGCGCACTGCAGGGGGCGATGGGGTGGTACATGGTGAAAAGCGGGCTGGTCGAAGATCCGCGCGTGAGCCAGTTTCGACTGACCGCTCACTTGGGAATTGCCTTCCTGATCTACGGGCTCATGTTCTGGGTGGGGCTCGGGTTCGTGCGCCCGCGCGCTGCAATTCATGACGCCCGTCTCGCGCGCTTGCGCCGCTTCTCGAGCGCGCTGGTCGCACTGATCTTCCTGATGGTTTTGACCGGCGGCTTCGTCGCGGGCATCCGTGCGGGTTTCGCCTACAACACGTTTCCCCTCATGAACGGGCACGTGGTGCCACCCGAGGTCCTCCTGCTGGAGCCGTGGTGGCTCAACTTCTTTAGCAACATGGCGACGGTACAATTCGCTCACCGCCTGCTCGCGTGGGTGCTCGCGTTCCTTGTGCCATGGTTCTGGCTGAAGAGCGGCCAAGCTTCTCTGTCCGTCGCGGCGCGACTCGCCAGTCACGCGTTGCTCGCTGCGCTGGCGCTGCAGGTCACGCTCGGTATCGCGACGCTGC